The following are encoded together in the Bacteroidota bacterium genome:
- a CDS encoding efflux RND transporter permease subunit gives MNISELSIKRPVMATVMSIAIILFGLIGLTFLGVREYPAIDPPVITVRTSYTGANADIVESQITEPLEKSINGIPGIRTISSSSSVGVSNITVEFNLGSDLESAANDVRDKVSQAVRNLPQDIDAPPVVTKADANSDFIILLAIQSKSKGLLELSDYAENVLQNKFQTIPEVSAVNIVGQKRQAMRIWIDPDKMNAYNIAFNDISGALNKENVEVPSGKIYGTKTELTIRALGRLTTEDDFKNLIVHESADGIVRLSDVAKVELGPEQYEQSWRLNGVYGVGIAIVPQPGANYIDISDEFTKRLEEIKKSEKSDITFTTLIDNTKNVRASLKEVKETLLISICLVILVIFLFFRSVLISIRPLIDIPVSLIATFFIMYMAGFSINILTLLAIVLATGLVVDDGIVVTENIFRKFEKGMPIRQAAIEGSKEIFFVVISTSCTLAIVFLPVIFLEGFVGRLFREFGVVLAFAVLVSAFVSLTLTPVLNIYLTRKKSRHSWFYNKTEPFFSGFENGYTKLLTRFIDRRWIAWVIVVVCVFIIYFVGKNIQSEIAPLEDKGSVRIAMVGPEGSSYQYMERNGMNFLNYLIDSIPEREFAFLALPSYSSTGVNSGMSRVGLVPRKDRNRSQSEIAAEIAKIASRYNNLRIFPIEEQTISVGLSSRGALPVQFVIQNLDFIKLKTIIPKFLEAARSDKTFQNVDVDLKFNKPEVDITVDRIKAREMGLTMTDVAGVIQSAFSGRRLAYFIMNGRQYQVFSQVAYKDRQRPGDITKLYIRNNVGENIPLTSIINVSTDANPPAIFHFNRYKSATFSASLAPGKTIGDGVDAMRAIADKQLDESFQTALSGASRDYAESSSNIIFAFLLALALIYLILAAQFESFADPLTIMLTVPLAIAGAFLTLFIFGQTLNVFSEIGMIMLVGLVTKNGILIVEFANKKRAEGIPKIQAVIEAATQRMRPILMTSLATSFGALPIAFSLGSAATSRVPLGIVIVGGILFSLILTLFVIPAVYVFISGKHKKLKETPVEVDAKS, from the coding sequence ATGAATATTTCTGAACTATCAATCAAAAGGCCTGTAATGGCAACAGTGATGAGCATCGCCATCATTTTGTTCGGGTTGATAGGATTAACTTTTTTGGGCGTTCGCGAATACCCGGCCATTGATCCACCGGTCATCACCGTCAGAACATCTTATACGGGAGCCAATGCCGATATTGTGGAAAGTCAGATAACCGAGCCGCTTGAAAAATCAATCAATGGTATTCCGGGAATCCGCACCATTTCATCGTCAAGCTCTGTGGGTGTAAGTAATATTACGGTTGAGTTCAATCTTGGTTCCGACCTCGAAAGCGCCGCGAATGATGTGCGTGATAAGGTTAGTCAGGCGGTACGCAACCTGCCTCAGGATATTGATGCGCCACCGGTTGTTACAAAAGCAGATGCCAACAGCGACTTCATCATTCTGCTTGCCATTCAGAGCAAATCAAAAGGACTGCTTGAGCTGAGTGATTATGCGGAAAATGTGCTGCAGAATAAATTTCAGACAATTCCGGAAGTGAGCGCAGTAAACATTGTCGGTCAGAAACGGCAGGCTATGCGTATATGGATTGATCCGGATAAAATGAATGCATATAACATCGCATTCAATGATATTTCAGGTGCGCTGAATAAAGAAAATGTAGAGGTTCCTTCGGGTAAAATTTATGGGACCAAAACGGAGCTGACAATTCGTGCACTGGGCCGCCTTACTACCGAAGATGATTTCAAAAATCTGATTGTACATGAAAGTGCCGATGGCATTGTTCGCCTCAGCGATGTGGCAAAAGTTGAACTCGGTCCGGAGCAGTATGAGCAAAGCTGGCGTTTGAATGGTGTATATGGCGTTGGTATTGCCATTGTGCCTCAACCGGGAGCCAATTACATTGATATTTCTGATGAATTTACAAAGCGTCTTGAAGAAATTAAGAAATCGGAGAAAAGCGATATTACGTTCACAACGCTTATTGATAATACTAAAAATGTCAGGGCATCACTCAAAGAAGTGAAAGAAACGCTCCTGATATCAATCTGCCTGGTAATTCTGGTAATTTTCCTCTTTTTCAGAAGCGTGCTGATCTCAATCCGGCCGCTTATTGATATTCCGGTTTCGCTCATTGCCACGTTTTTCATTATGTACATGGCAGGCTTCTCTATAAATATTCTTACACTGCTGGCGATTGTCCTTGCAACAGGTCTTGTCGTTGACGATGGAATTGTTGTTACGGAGAATATTTTTCGAAAGTTTGAGAAAGGAATGCCCATACGGCAGGCCGCAATTGAAGGCAGCAAAGAAATATTTTTTGTGGTAATTTCTACTTCTTGTACTCTTGCAATTGTTTTCCTGCCTGTGATTTTTCTGGAAGGATTTGTTGGCCGGCTATTCCGTGAGTTTGGCGTTGTACTTGCATTTGCCGTACTGGTATCTGCCTTTGTTTCACTCACGCTTACACCTGTTTTGAATATTTATCTGACCCGAAAAAAATCGCGTCACAGCTGGTTTTACAATAAAACAGAGCCTTTCTTCAGTGGATTTGAGAACGGTTATACAAAGCTGCTTACCCGTTTCATTGACAGACGCTGGATTGCGTGGGTTATCGTTGTCGTTTGTGTTTTTATCATTTATTTTGTCGGAAAAAATATTCAGAGTGAAATCGCACCGCTTGAAGATAAAGGAAGTGTCCGCATCGCTATGGTGGGACCTGAAGGGTCAAGCTATCAGTACATGGAACGCAACGGAATGAACTTTCTGAATTATTTAATAGACTCCATCCCCGAAAGGGAATTTGCATTTCTTGCATTGCCCAGTTACAGCAGTACAGGCGTTAACAGTGGAATGTCGCGTGTAGGACTCGTTCCCCGCAAAGACCGCAATAGGTCACAAAGCGAGATTGCTGCTGAAATAGCTAAAATTGCAAGCCGATATAACAACCTGCGTATTTTCCCTATCGAAGAACAAACGATTTCTGTGGGACTAAGCTCGCGTGGTGCGCTTCCTGTACAATTTGTAATTCAGAATCTTGATTTTATTAAACTGAAAACGATTATTCCTAAATTTTTGGAAGCCGCCAGAAGTGATAAAACGTTTCAGAATGTTGATGTGGATCTTAAGTTCAACAAACCGGAGGTTGACATCACCGTTGACCGGATTAAAGCCCGAGAAATGGGCTTGACAATGACCGATGTTGCCGGCGTAATCCAAAGTGCCTTCAGCGGACGAAGACTTGCCTATTTTATTATGAATGGCAGACAGTATCAGGTTTTCAGTCAGGTTGCCTATAAAGACCGGCAACGGCCGGGCGATATCACAAAATTATATATCAGAAATAATGTTGGTGAAAACATACCGCTGACGTCCATCATAAATGTTTCTACGGATGCCAATCCGCCTGCAATTTTTCATTTCAACAGGTATAAATCGGCAACCTTTTCTGCTTCACTGGCTCCCGGAAAAACGATAGGAGATGGGGTAGATGCCATGCGTGCTATTGCTGACAAGCAGCTTGACGAAAGCTTCCAGACCGCGCTGAGCGGCGCTTCGCGTGACTATGCGGAGAGTTCTTCAAATATCATTTTTGCTTTCTTGCTCGCCTTGGCACTGATTTATTTAATTCTGGCAGCTCAGTTTGAAAGTTTTGCCGATCCGCTTACCATCATGCTCACGGTGCCACTCGCCATTGCAGGCGCCTTCCTGACCTTGTTCATATTTGGGCAAACACTCAATGTGTTTTCCGAAATCGGAATGATTATGCTCGTCGGACTGGTCACCAAAAACGGAATTCTTATTGTTGAATTTGCAAATAAAAAACGTGCGGAAGGGATTCCAAAAATACAGGCGGTGATAGAAGCTGCCACTCAGCGTATGCGTCCCATTCTGATGACAAGCCTTGCAACTTCTTTTGGCGCGTTGCCTATTGCGTTCAGCCTCGGTTCTGCCGCTACGAGCCGCGTGCCCTTAGGAATAGTAATTGTAGGCGGTATATTATTCTCATTGATATTAACGTTATTCGTCATCCCGGCGGTTTATGTTTTTATTTCAGGAAAACATAAAAAATTGAAGGAAACCCCCGTTGAAGTGGATGCCAAATCATGA
- a CDS encoding efflux RND transporter periplasmic adaptor subunit: MRYIRILPILAIALISCNGGNKQTAKKEIPPPRVEVIIAQEQEFPAGIEVNGTVLSEEMVELRTEISGRITFLNLPDGASVKQGTVLVRINDADLQAELAKEKSVYELAQKTEKRLRKLLAGQGIDQATYDAALNAMNSSEASVNVLKAQIDKTVVKAPFDGKLGLRQVSMGAFVTPQTLLGTLQQSDKVKIDFTVPEAYVKLVGIGSTVMVQTNASDEKLQATISAVEPQINESSRNIKVRARLNSGTLYPGAFVKVILTQIAKGIVVPGNAIIPDAQSNQVIVVKNGKGVFKNVETGTRTADVVEITDGLVNGDTVVVSGVLFVRPNASLIIKGVKKLSELK; encoded by the coding sequence ATGAGATATATCAGAATACTGCCGATCCTTGCTATTGCGCTGATTTCATGTAATGGCGGCAATAAGCAGACTGCAAAAAAGGAAATTCCGCCACCCCGTGTTGAAGTAATTATTGCGCAGGAACAGGAATTCCCTGCGGGGATTGAAGTGAACGGAACGGTTTTATCGGAAGAAATGGTAGAGCTTCGTACTGAAATAAGTGGCCGAATCACGTTTTTGAATTTACCTGACGGCGCTTCCGTAAAGCAGGGCACCGTGCTTGTCCGTATAAACGATGCGGATTTGCAGGCTGAACTTGCAAAGGAGAAATCAGTTTATGAACTTGCACAAAAAACGGAAAAGCGTTTGAGGAAATTGCTGGCCGGACAGGGAATTGACCAGGCCACCTATGACGCCGCACTGAATGCAATGAATTCATCAGAAGCAAGTGTCAATGTTTTGAAAGCACAGATTGATAAAACCGTGGTTAAAGCACCGTTCGACGGTAAGCTCGGGCTGCGGCAGGTGAGTATGGGTGCGTTTGTAACACCGCAAACGCTGTTAGGCACATTACAGCAATCAGATAAAGTGAAAATTGATTTCACCGTACCCGAAGCCTATGTAAAACTAGTAGGAATCGGAAGCACAGTGATGGTTCAAACCAATGCTTCGGACGAAAAACTGCAAGCGACCATCAGTGCGGTTGAGCCTCAGATTAATGAAAGCAGCAGGAATATTAAGGTGCGCGCTCGTCTGAACAGCGGCACACTTTATCCGGGCGCATTCGTAAAAGTAATATTAACCCAGATTGCAAAAGGAATCGTGGTTCCCGGCAATGCAATCATTCCTGATGCCCAATCAAATCAGGTGATTGTTGTAAAGAACGGGAAGGGTGTATTTAAAAATGTGGAAACAGGTACCCGAACAGCCGATGTTGTTGAAATTACAGATGGTCTTGTTAATGGCGATACCGTTGTGGTTAGCGGGGTTCTTTTTGTTCGGCCCAATGCATCGCTTATTATTAAAGGTGTTAAGAAACTGAGTGAATTAAAATAA
- a CDS encoding T9SS type A sorting domain-containing protein, producing MKKTISVLIKSLVFLLIMCNISFAQTTVVLWNFDDQNITADAGIPANLAKLAQNTSSGPYTFPIGIGGVGFACSSNGWDGYYNYWLIDFVTTGYYSLTVSSIQRSSATGPRDFKIQYGFSSTGPWTDLPGATTITLADNYTSGVVSNIPLPPVCDNQPDVFLRWIMIDGISVAGGSIGTSGTSRMENLVILGNPPAPVNDNCPGTALSINPSCTPILGTTISATQSLSESAGDDDDVWYNITPAGTTATIEVSGNAGFDPVLNFRDSALCNSSSIMYNNFTGTGGTERMRISGLTSGKTYEFRVFSEGTGAAAQGTFNVCAYTYTPGSNDDVSAGVPLLTTGANTGQDNTFYGFQINEPYGSMWLTSSDAPGNSQWFRFIPNASGCYSVAATGFDTQLAIYTATNVSDFSTFSQIASDDNSGPGNTGFISAMALTSGTTYYVQINGFKGAVGTPIITINQLSVTQPNFITATSPGCTKFTANWGGMSNAGGFFLDVSTDTFSTFVPGYHNLNVNYVTSYVVTGLNPGISYQYRVRAYGMCSYTPVSSNSDTAYITTAPGPGTPVFTSGAATLCVGQGSTYTATASNAASITYSIVAGTEMIHPTTGVVTAANGNFTVRATATDSCGTAITDMVVSVYPIPPPPVITLNGIVLSSNASSGNQWYEVGGLVAGATNQTFTPASNGSYYSVVTLNGCSSDPSDTITVIVTSAEQHTESAIFSIFPNPGNGIFTISFNSTMNEIVTIEVLNNLGQLIYSEDADNNAGVISKIIDLTAYSKGMYFVKIKHGEKEALTKIVIQ from the coding sequence ATGAAAAAAACAATATCAGTTCTGATAAAAAGTCTCGTATTTCTGCTAATTATGTGCAACATTTCATTTGCACAAACAACCGTTGTACTGTGGAATTTTGATGATCAGAATATTACGGCCGATGCCGGAATTCCTGCTAATTTAGCAAAGCTCGCTCAGAATACTTCAAGCGGACCCTATACATTTCCTATCGGGATAGGCGGTGTGGGATTTGCCTGTTCCAGTAACGGCTGGGATGGTTATTATAATTACTGGCTCATTGATTTTGTAACCACCGGATATTATTCCCTGACGGTTTCTTCCATTCAGAGAAGTTCGGCGACAGGGCCACGGGACTTCAAGATACAATATGGATTCAGTTCAACTGGTCCATGGACAGACTTGCCGGGCGCTACCACCATAACTCTCGCCGATAATTATACAAGCGGTGTTGTAAGCAATATTCCGCTACCGCCGGTTTGCGATAACCAACCCGATGTTTTTCTAAGATGGATTATGATTGATGGGATTTCGGTGGCAGGTGGCAGTATTGGCACTTCCGGTACTTCCCGTATGGAAAACCTTGTTATTTTGGGAAATCCGCCGGCTCCGGTGAACGACAACTGCCCGGGAACAGCCCTTTCCATCAATCCGTCATGCACTCCCATTTTGGGAACAACCATCAGTGCAACACAATCACTTTCTGAATCTGCCGGTGACGATGATGACGTTTGGTATAACATCACTCCTGCCGGAACCACGGCCACCATTGAAGTTTCGGGCAATGCAGGATTTGATCCGGTATTAAATTTCAGAGATTCCGCGTTGTGTAATTCATCAAGCATCATGTATAATAATTTTACCGGAACAGGAGGAACGGAACGGATGCGCATTAGTGGTTTAACTTCCGGTAAAACGTATGAATTCAGAGTGTTTTCGGAAGGAACAGGTGCTGCTGCCCAGGGAACGTTCAATGTATGTGCATACACCTACACTCCCGGTTCAAATGATGATGTGTCTGCAGGAGTTCCTCTGCTGACAACGGGAGCTAACACAGGTCAGGATAACACGTTTTATGGATTTCAAATCAATGAGCCTTATGGTTCAATGTGGCTGACTTCATCTGACGCTCCCGGTAATTCGCAATGGTTCCGTTTTATTCCAAACGCAAGTGGTTGTTATTCCGTTGCCGCTACCGGTTTTGATACGCAACTGGCAATTTACACGGCAACCAATGTATCTGATTTCAGTACGTTTAGTCAAATTGCCAGCGACGATAACAGCGGACCCGGAAATACCGGATTTATTTCGGCAATGGCGCTCACTTCAGGTACCACATATTATGTTCAGATTAACGGATTCAAAGGAGCTGTCGGCACGCCCATAATTACCATCAATCAACTGAGTGTGACGCAGCCAAATTTCATTACTGCAACGTCGCCGGGCTGTACAAAGTTTACAGCAAACTGGGGTGGAATGTCAAATGCCGGAGGTTTTTTTCTTGACGTTTCTACCGATACGTTCAGCACTTTTGTTCCGGGCTATCATAATTTAAACGTGAATTATGTGACATCGTATGTAGTAACCGGACTCAATCCCGGAATCAGCTATCAGTATCGCGTGCGTGCTTACGGAATGTGCAGTTACACACCTGTTAGCAGCAATTCGGACACCGCATATATAACAACAGCGCCCGGTCCCGGAACACCTGTATTTACAAGCGGCGCCGCTACATTATGTGTCGGGCAGGGAAGCACTTATACGGCCACCGCAAGCAATGCTGCATCTATAACATACAGCATTGTTGCCGGAACGGAAATGATTCATCCGACCACAGGCGTGGTAACTGCGGCCAATGGAAACTTCACCGTAAGGGCAACTGCAACTGATTCCTGCGGGACAGCTATAACCGACATGGTTGTTTCTGTATACCCCATTCCGCCTCCACCGGTCATTACACTCAATGGGATTGTATTATCATCCAATGCTTCATCGGGCAATCAATGGTATGAAGTAGGCGGATTGGTTGCAGGTGCCACAAATCAAACATTTACACCTGCGTCAAACGGAAGCTATTACAGTGTTGTTACGCTGAACGGCTGTTCATCAGATCCTTCGGATACAATCACGGTAATTGTTACTTCGGCAGAGCAACATACGGAATCCGCTATTTTCAGTATTTTCCCTAATCCCGGCAACGGTATTTTTACAATTTCCTTTAACAGCACTATGAACGAAATTGTTACGATTGAAGTTCTGAATAATCTCGGACAGCTCATTTATAGCGAAGATGCAGACAACAACGCCGGAGTAATTTCGAAAATCATAGATTTGACCGCTTATTCAAAAGGCATGTACTTCGTAAAGATTAAGCATGGAGAAAAGGAGGCGCTGACGAAAATTGTCATTCAATAG
- a CDS encoding thiol-disulfide oxidoreductase DCC family protein produces the protein MTNTETYILLFDGVCNLCNRTVQFTIKNDPRAKFKFASLQSDSGQALLQQFNLPTDRFDSLVLIKGNNYFVKSSAVLRILKELRGAWKLGYFFIILPRPFRDFFYNLIAKSRYRIFGKRETCMIPSPEINKRFLP, from the coding sequence ATGACCAATACTGAAACATACATTTTGCTGTTCGACGGGGTGTGTAATCTATGCAACAGAACGGTACAGTTCACTATAAAAAATGATCCCCGGGCAAAATTCAAATTTGCTTCATTGCAGTCTGATAGCGGACAGGCACTGTTACAACAATTTAATCTGCCGACAGATCGTTTCGATTCACTGGTTCTGATAAAGGGAAACAATTACTTCGTGAAATCTTCGGCAGTTCTTCGTATTTTAAAGGAATTGAGAGGCGCATGGAAGCTGGGTTATTTCTTTATTATTTTACCACGGCCGTTCAGAGATTTCTTTTACAACCTCATCGCAAAATCACGCTACAGGATTTTTGGTAAACGCGAAACATGCATGATTCCTTCTCCCGAAATTAATAAAAGGTTTCTGCCCTGA
- a CDS encoding tetratricopeptide repeat protein, translating to MNKFARLLIALAMILPCSFHSFAQNAADLVKSGNAKYKAYDLDGAFADYNKAISLDSMFAEAMNARGIAYLASRNYGKAIVDFCKAIQLDGQYAEAYNNRGNAGASIQDNTLAIDDYTKAISIKPDYTEAYNNRGWAYLNVNLYEQAITDFNKAIEINPKYTDAYNNRGWAYFNMNETDKAIADYTKTIALDSTYSGAYNNRGWAYYTMKEYNKAIIDFSKAIVISPKYGKAYINRGNAYYNLKDTTNACADWKKALELGVTDVQGAIDAYCK from the coding sequence ATGAATAAATTTGCCCGTTTGCTGATAGCCCTTGCAATGATTTTACCTTGCAGTTTTCATTCTTTTGCGCAAAATGCTGCTGATTTGGTAAAGTCGGGCAATGCCAAGTATAAAGCATATGACCTCGACGGTGCTTTTGCCGATTACAACAAGGCTATTAGCCTCGACAGTATGTTTGCTGAGGCGATGAACGCAAGGGGTATCGCTTATCTGGCGTCACGCAATTACGGGAAAGCCATTGTTGATTTTTGTAAAGCTATTCAACTGGACGGTCAGTATGCCGAAGCTTATAACAACCGAGGCAATGCCGGTGCTTCCATTCAGGACAACACGCTTGCCATTGATGATTATACCAAGGCAATTTCTATCAAGCCTGATTATACCGAAGCTTATAACAATCGCGGGTGGGCATATCTGAATGTGAATTTATACGAACAGGCCATTACTGATTTTAATAAGGCCATTGAAATTAACCCCAAGTATACCGATGCTTATAACAACCGCGGGTGGGCCTATTTCAACATGAATGAAACAGACAAAGCTATTGCTGATTATACAAAAACCATTGCTTTGGACTCCACTTATTCGGGCGCATATAACAACCGCGGATGGGCTTATTACACCATGAAAGAATATAATAAAGCAATTATAGATTTTTCAAAAGCGATTGTAATCAGTCCCAAATACGGCAAAGCATATATCAATCGCGGGAATGCGTATTATAATCTTAAAGATACGACAAATGCCTGCGCGGACTGGAAAAAAGCACTTGAGCTCGGCGTTACCGATGTGCAGGGCGCTATTGATGCTTATTGTAAATAA
- a CDS encoding glycosyltransferase family 2 protein yields the protein MDISVVVPLLNESESLPELTEWIARVMDTNKFSYEVILVDDGSTDDSWSVIEKLQAANPCIKGIKFRRNYGKSAALNVAFEAAHGNVIITMDADLQDSPDEIPDLYRMITADGFDLVSGWKKKRYDPLSKTIPTKIFNWATRKMSGVRLNDFNCGLKAYSNDVVKNIEVYGEMHRYIPVIAKWNGFSKIGEKVVQHQARKYGKTKFGMNRFINGLLDLISISFVGKFGKKPMHFFGSMGTIMFVLGFIAAVLVGSQKIYYLVNAIKAPKVIESPYFFIALTMMILGTLLFLTGFLAEMIARTGSDRNKYHIEKKSGI from the coding sequence ATGGATATTTCCGTTGTTGTACCTCTGTTAAATGAAAGCGAATCGCTGCCGGAACTTACCGAATGGATAGCGCGCGTGATGGATACGAATAAATTTTCGTACGAAGTTATTCTGGTTGACGACGGCTCTACAGATGATTCCTGGAGCGTTATTGAAAAACTGCAGGCGGCAAATCCGTGCATCAAAGGCATAAAGTTTCGTCGCAATTATGGCAAGTCAGCCGCACTGAATGTGGCTTTTGAAGCAGCACACGGCAATGTGATTATAACCATGGATGCCGACCTTCAGGATAGCCCCGACGAAATTCCCGACCTGTATAGAATGATTACGGCCGATGGTTTTGATCTGGTATCGGGATGGAAGAAAAAACGGTATGACCCGCTTTCAAAAACCATTCCTACCAAAATATTTAACTGGGCAACACGCAAGATGTCGGGTGTGCGGCTGAATGATTTCAACTGTGGGCTGAAAGCGTATTCAAACGATGTTGTGAAGAATATCGAAGTATACGGCGAGATGCATCGTTATATTCCGGTTATTGCCAAATGGAACGGATTCAGCAAAATTGGCGAGAAAGTAGTTCAGCATCAGGCACGCAAATACGGCAAAACAAAGTTTGGTATGAACCGTTTTATCAACGGTTTGCTCGACCTTATCTCTATCAGTTTCGTTGGTAAATTCGGAAAAAAGCCGATGCACTTTTTCGGAAGCATGGGCACGATAATGTTTGTGTTAGGCTTTATTGCCGCGGTTTTAGTGGGTTCTCAGAAAATTTACTATCTGGTAAATGCTATAAAAGCACCCAAAGTCATTGAAAGTCCTTATTTTTTCATAGCTCTGACCATGATGATATTGGGCACGCTGCTGTTCCTGACAGGCTTTTTGGCGGAGATGATTGCACGCACCGGCAGCGACCGCAACAAATATCACATCGAGAAAAAATCGGGGATTTAG
- a CDS encoding DUF4199 domain-containing protein has translation MENEPTPVVEPRLNTNKALLMNSLSMGLIIAGIFVLLSVMYYILDINMMSILSSILMFLVNLAVLITTITMVMKKFRDKINGGTTTYTKSLFSGWIAGFIGLAVSGIFSFLFFHFFAPEYWTEQVAKLGEMLSAQNLPQEKIDEVMAQVTARFEPIKQITGTAINSVVFSGILSLIIAAFIRKGEKMPETL, from the coding sequence ATGGAAAACGAGCCAACACCGGTGGTCGAACCACGGTTAAATACAAACAAGGCACTTCTGATGAACTCACTCAGTATGGGGCTCATCATTGCAGGTATTTTTGTACTGCTGTCGGTTATGTATTATATTTTGGACATTAACATGATGTCAATACTGTCATCCATTTTGATGTTCCTTGTAAATCTTGCTGTTCTTATCACTACCATTACCATGGTTATGAAAAAGTTTCGCGATAAAATTAACGGAGGTACTACGACCTATACAAAAAGCCTTTTTAGCGGATGGATTGCAGGCTTTATAGGTCTGGCCGTATCCGGAATCTTTTCGTTTCTGTTCTTTCATTTCTTCGCACCCGAATACTGGACGGAACAAGTGGCAAAACTTGGCGAAATGCTCAGTGCGCAGAATCTTCCTCAAGAAAAAATTGATGAGGTAATGGCGCAGGTTACAGCACGTTTTGAGCCCATCAAACAAATTACCGGCACAGCCATTAATTCTGTTGTTTTCTCAGGTATATTATCTCTTATCATTGCAGCGTTCATCCGTAAAGGTGAAAAAATGCCCGAAACTTTATAA
- a CDS encoding L-threonylcarbamoyladenylate synthase produces the protein MLLKIYPDNPSERQIMMVVDCLKNDGVIIYPTDTVYSLACSIYKPKAIERIGRIKGVDTQKANFSIICHDLSNISEYTKPIPNTIFKLMKRVLPGPFTFILEANSNVPKLFQSRKKTIGIRIPGNQIPLEIVRLLGCPLMTTSIHDEDTIVEYSTDPELINEKYSKLVDMVIDGGYGDIEASTVVDCTGEEPIIVRQGKGNIAEYL, from the coding sequence ATGCTGCTGAAAATCTATCCTGATAATCCCAGTGAACGACAAATCATGATGGTGGTTGACTGTCTGAAAAACGACGGCGTAATCATTTATCCAACAGATACCGTTTACAGCCTTGCATGCAGTATATACAAGCCCAAAGCAATTGAGCGCATCGGTCGTATAAAAGGTGTTGATACACAAAAAGCCAATTTCTCTATCATTTGTCATGATTTGAGTAACATTTCCGAATATACCAAGCCCATCCCGAATACAATTTTCAAATTGATGAAGCGGGTGCTTCCCGGGCCGTTCACCTTTATATTGGAGGCAAACAGCAATGTTCCGAAGTTATTTCAGAGCCGTAAAAAAACCATCGGCATAAGAATTCCGGGAAACCAAATACCTTTGGAAATTGTCAGGTTGCTTGGATGTCCGTTGATGACCACCTCTATTCATGATGAAGACACTATCGTTGAATACAGCACCGACCCCGAGCTCATCAATGAAAAGTATTCCAAACTCGTGGATATGGTAATTGACGGCGGTTACGGCGATATTGAAGCATCTACGGTGGTTGACTGTACCGGCGAAGAACCAATCATTGTCCGTCAGGGAAAAGGCAACATTGCAGAGTATCTCTGA
- a CDS encoding cupin domain-containing protein: MKIKNNIFSEAIDKATGTELFESLFSDERVLIERIVSSGESTPDGVWLEQAKNEWVIVMQGNAVLEIETGGLHELQTGDYVHIPSGTKHRVVQTSELPQCIWLAVHWKNEK, from the coding sequence ATGAAAATCAAAAACAACATTTTTTCTGAAGCGATTGATAAAGCAACGGGAACTGAATTGTTTGAATCACTTTTCAGTGATGAACGTGTTCTGATTGAACGCATCGTTTCATCGGGCGAATCAACACCTGACGGAGTCTGGCTCGAACAGGCGAAAAATGAGTGGGTAATTGTTATGCAGGGAAATGCCGTTCTTGAAATTGAAACCGGCGGGCTTCATGAACTTCAAACGGGCGATTATGTGCATATCCCATCAGGAACTAAGCACCGGGTTGTTCAAACGTCGGAACTGCCTCAATGTATATGGCTGGCCGTGCACTGGAAGAATGAAAAATGA